The genomic region CTTATGCCCATACGCTGGCCCACTATCTGGGTTCAGCCGCCCAGGAACCACCGCCGGGTGGAGAGCAGAACTGGCCCCACTGCACTGAGGTGCTTGCGGTGTTCCTGGGATTTGGACTGATGTTTGCCAACAGCGCCTCTCGTTTTAAGGTCAGTTCCTGCGGCAGTTGTGGCGGCGGTCAGGCAGAGCGCTCAAGCTATCTGTCTCAATTCGATATTACCTACGCGCTGGCGATGTTTGCGGTCTTGAAGGAGATGCCTGACAAGGTGGTGTTGCGCCACCTCAAGAAGTCTCTGCGGAGTTATTACAAGCAGGCGGCCAGGGATGTTCGGAGACGGGAGGAGATGTTGTCGCGGCTACGCGGCATCGGTGTCTGAAGTGCGGAATTAAAGGGTTCGGATACGGCGGATGATGCGTTTATAAATAAGGTGTTACCGCAGGCTATTTCCAGTATATTTACCCCCCAATATGAAGATCCTGCTGAGCAATGACGATGGCTATCAGGCGCCTGGGCTGCAGGCCCTGGCGGAACGCCTTTCCGAGTTGGGAGAGATTCTGGTAGTGGCGCCCGAGCGGGACCGTAGCGGGGCCAGCAATTCCCTCACCCTCGATCATCCATTACGTCCGCGAACCATGGACAATGGTTTTATCCGTGTCGATGGCACGCCGACGGATTGTGTGCATCTTGCCATCACCGGTTTGCTGCATGAAGAGCCTGACATCGTGGTGTCGGGGATTAATTCCGGTGCCAATATGGGGGATGACGTGCTCTATTCAGGCACCGTGGCGGCGGCAACCGAGGGGCGTTTTCTCGGACTGCCGGCTGTTGCCGTCTCGATGAACTCCCATGATCCTGAACACTATGAAACCGGAGCGCGGGTGGCGCGGGAACTGGTGCAGCGGCTTTGCGAGAAACCGCTCTCAACGGATGTGATCCTCAACGTGAATGTGCCGGATCTGCCTTATGAATCGTTACGGGGTTTTCGCACCACCCGGCTTGGTCACCGTCACAAGGCGGAACCCGTGGTAAAGACCAAGGATCCCCGTGGAAAGACCATCTATTGGGTCGGACCCGCCGGTGCCGAGCAGGATGCAGGACCAGGTACGGATTTTCACGCCGTGCGGGAGGGCTTTGTCTCGGTCACCCCGCTGCAGGTGGATCTGACCCGGCATGACGCTTTGGACAGTATCAAAAGCTGGCTGGTGGAGATGTGATGCGTCCCGAGCATCAGGGTATAGGTATGACCTCTCCACGTACCCGGGAGCGCCTGATTCAACGCCTCAGACAGAACGGTATCCGCGATCTGCGTGTCCTCGAGGCGATGCGCAATACGCCGCGGCATATATTCGTCGACGAAGCCCTGGCCAGCCGGGCCTACGAGGATACTGCGCTGCCGATCGGCCATGGCCAGACCATATCCCAGCCCTACATTGTGGCCCGTATGACGGAAGTCCTATTGGAGGGGGGGGTGATGGACAAGGTGCTTGAGATCGGGACCGGATCCGGCTATCAATGTGCGATTCTTGCACAGCTGGTATCCCGTGTGCACAGTGTGGAACGAATCGGCGCCTTGCAGGAGCGCGCCCGGATACGGCTTCGTGATATGGGTTTGCGTAATATCCGCCTGAAACACAGTGACGGCGGCATCGGCCTGCCGGAGTATGCACCTTTTGATGGCATCCTGGTCACCGCCGCGCCCGAGGGTATTCCCCGCGCTCTGCTGGATCAGCTGAATCCTGGTGGGCGGCTGGTTTTGCCGAGCAAATCGGAAGGTCGACAGATCTTGTTACGGGTGACCCGTACGTCACGCGGTTTTGAACAGGAACAGCTCGAAGCGGTCAACTTCGTACCCTTACAAGGAGGGGTGCTTTAATGCGTCTATTCTCGTCCCTTTATAGCCGAACCATGCAGTGGTCGCGCCATCCCCATGCGCCGCGCTATCTGGCAGGTCTGAGTTTTGCTGAGTCTTCGTTCTTTCCGATCCCACCCGATGTGATGTTGGCCCCGATGACGTTGGCGAACCCTGCGCGCGCCTGGTACTTTGCCGCGCTGACCACCGTTGCATCTGTGCTGGGGGGGCTGCTGGGTTATGCTATCGGCCTCTTTTTCTTCGATCTGGTGGAACCCCACCTGCACGATCTGGGATATTGGGAT from Gammaproteobacteria bacterium (ex Lamellibrachia satsuma) harbors:
- the surE gene encoding 5'/3'-nucleotidase SurE → MKILLSNDDGYQAPGLQALAERLSELGEILVVAPERDRSGASNSLTLDHPLRPRTMDNGFIRVDGTPTDCVHLAITGLLHEEPDIVVSGINSGANMGDDVLYSGTVAAATEGRFLGLPAVAVSMNSHDPEHYETGARVARELVQRLCEKPLSTDVILNVNVPDLPYESLRGFRTTRLGHRHKAEPVVKTKDPRGKTIYWVGPAGAEQDAGPGTDFHAVREGFVSVTPLQVDLTRHDALDSIKSWLVEM
- a CDS encoding protein-L-isoaspartate(D-aspartate) O-methyltransferase: MRPEHQGIGMTSPRTRERLIQRLRQNGIRDLRVLEAMRNTPRHIFVDEALASRAYEDTALPIGHGQTISQPYIVARMTEVLLEGGVMDKVLEIGTGSGYQCAILAQLVSRVHSVERIGALQERARIRLRDMGLRNIRLKHSDGGIGLPEYAPFDGILVTAAPEGIPRALLDQLNPGGRLVLPSKSEGRQILLRVTRTSRGFEQEQLEAVNFVPLQGGVL